A stretch of the Aggregicoccus sp. 17bor-14 genome encodes the following:
- a CDS encoding acetyltransferase codes for MLVLGAGGHGKSVLGILLTLGRRVVGLLDDAQGTWGRRVLGVPVLGPLDALREHPACDVAHGLGDNRLRRELVERFPAARWLTVIDPGARVDPSARVGAGTSVFFGAFLGPDAVAGAHAIVSVHSMVGHDAVLGDFVQVAPGVQVGGGARIEAEAMLGLGSAVCPGVRIGARCTLGAGAVALHDLPEDCLAVGVPARPRPASLPEPSSAAPAR; via the coding sequence GTGCTGGTCCTCGGTGCGGGCGGCCACGGGAAGTCCGTGCTCGGCATCCTCCTGACGCTCGGGCGCCGGGTGGTCGGCCTGCTCGACGATGCGCAGGGCACCTGGGGCAGGCGGGTGCTCGGGGTGCCCGTGCTGGGGCCGCTCGACGCGCTTCGCGAGCACCCCGCGTGTGACGTCGCGCACGGCCTCGGGGACAACCGTCTGCGCCGCGAGCTGGTGGAGCGCTTTCCGGCGGCGCGCTGGCTCACGGTGATCGACCCGGGCGCGCGCGTGGACCCGTCGGCGCGCGTCGGCGCGGGCACCTCGGTCTTCTTCGGTGCCTTCCTCGGGCCGGACGCGGTGGCCGGTGCGCACGCCATCGTCAGCGTCCACAGCATGGTCGGGCACGACGCGGTGCTCGGGGACTTCGTGCAGGTGGCGCCCGGGGTGCAGGTGGGCGGCGGGGCGCGCATCGAGGCCGAGGCGATGCTGGGCCTCGGCAGCGCGGTCTGCCCGGGCGTCCGCATCGGGGCGCGCTGCACGCTCGGGGCGGGCGCCGTGGCGCTGCACGACCTGCCGGAGGACTGCCTCGCCGTGGGCGTCCCGGCCCGCCCGCGCCCCGCGTCGCTGCCGGAGCCGAGCAGCGCGGCTCCTGCCCGCTGA